The sequence TACATGGTCGtcgtccttttcttcttctttgttgagattattagtcccacattgttgggttatctaagatcctgcggtttataatctcttagggcctctccacttattgtcaattggttttgagttggatgcacgtattctaacatggtgccagagcaggctatttgtgttgAGTCATTTGACCGCACTTTTACTCCcgtcacccgatttatttgtccacgtgttagacccaacgaggctacacgtgagggggcgtgttgagattattagtcccacattattgggttatctaagatcctgcggtttataatctcttaggacctctccacttattgccaattgattttgagttggatgcacgCATTCTAACATTCTTTAGCATCATTACACCCCTTCAAATTCATATTTTCAGAAtgaacttcttctttttcttgtatAGTGGCTGcttcttttttattttggtcAATGGTATCTTCTTTGTTCATCAACTCCAATCTCCTCTTCAATTCTTTAACCAAATTTCCTAAACCAATGTCTGCGTCATCATCACAACTCATAAGAAACTCTGCAACATCAGCTGGCGTGATTCTAACGAACTTCAACAATTCTTTAACTTCATTCATAATCTCATGTTTTTGGATTTGCAAATAATTCTTAGCCAAAACCTTAAACGATTCAAAATCACAAAAAGAGAGATGAATATGTTTATCTATTCAGACCAGGTCTTAGTAATGCAGGGCAGGAACGGACCCAAAAAGTTTTAATTCATTTTTCAGTCCGGGCTAATAGCCTTGGTCGAGCAAACATTTCACTTTTTTAGGCTTATTAGCTATGACGGCTACCTGGGCTAAAGCCCGGATTAGTccagctgtaggtccgtcagTGATGCAGGGTCGAGCTTTTTTTAATAATTGGTTGTAAAAATTATCAATCTTTCGCCACCACAAGAAGACCAAAGTCCATCCACAAAGTTTAGAACATCTGATAAACTTATGTCaattactttctttttcttttctttatcagCTCTAGAACTTCTTCCCTTATCATTATCATCGTCATTTGTATTCTCCTTTTCACGACTTGAAAAATCTTGCGAACAATCAATATCTTCAATCACAATCACTGATTTACTTTTAGTTGCAATCAAGAGATTTCTCAGATGACTATTGGTTTTAACTGCTGTTAATTCCATATCATAGATATCGAATTTGAGGTAATTAGCAACGGCATCAATCAAACTTGTTTTTCCTGCAAAAAGTAAGTATTAAGAATGATTTtttcatgcaaaaaaaaaaaaaaaaaaaatctgattttggcgCCTGTTTGTATTTAGCGGCTTAGCCCGTCTGACATTCTAAGTGCACTATGGAAATGGGCGACATAACCCAGTTCAACTTGAAACAAgtgaaagaaatcaagaatatttAGCATATACATGTATCCCTCTCCAACTTCAAACAAGTGAAACGCAATCAACAATTTATAATCATATATATACGCAATCGATGCTAGAGACCACAAGACCAAATATCAAACTCATAAGCCTAAGCCGTGAAACAATGATAATAATAAGATGTGTATAATACCTGTTCCTGGTGGACCATAAAGAAGATACCCTCTTTTCCAAGACCTTCCAACTCTAGTGTAATACTTTTTTCTGCCCACAAATTTGTCCAAGTCACTTTTAAGCTCTTGTTTAAGAACTGGATCAATCGCGATAGCACCAAACTTCGAAGGATGTTTAAAACGTGAAACTCGTGTCCAAGATTCATCACTCTCACTGCGATTGGTATAAATGTATTTCCCTCGATTCTCAAACTGAACTCTCTTGACTTGTTTCTTTATGTAAGGTAAATAGCTTTCATGCATAAATGTCTTATACTTTTGTTGGGCACAAAGctgaaaatatatttttattttcgtcACGTAGTACGAAGTTTCATCTGATTTCTCCTCTTTCAGAATCCACGTGAATGCAATATCTTTGTAAGTATCAGTAACGATACCATCGGGAGCGATCGTGTAATTGGTTTTATTCGGTTTTCCAATAGTAGTTGTTTTCATATGATTAATGGAATCAAAACACTTGGAACTAAGGTATGTCTGGACGTCAGAGAAGCCATCAGTACCATAACAACCACCATCAATATCAATTGTGAACTTTTCCTTGCGGATATATGGTAAAAGCCAGTAGAATATATCTCGAATAAATTTTCGGACATAAGGTGGTAGCAATTCCTGAAAAGCTGGTCTAAGAAACATTAATGTTCCATAGACTGTATCCAAAGATTTCAAATCCATCTCGAGATCCATTATCGTTATCTCTTCTTTGTGAtaataattcttcttttgaaaTTTGGTGACAATAATGATACAATTTTAAGAACCGGTGACGACGAGAACTAAGAATCTATTGATAgcattagagcatctccaagagaaggtgcaaaaaatcctatgtggattttttatttagtcATTTTATTTATGGAGTCTACACATGGAGTAAATATATGACCtcatatttgaaaaaccatcTCCAACAGTGAGAATTTCAATTCttagaatcaaaagaaaattagttaaaaatatgacgtggaggtgcaaccgGAGGTGTAGATAATACTTTCATGAACATAttcatatttagtaattggtccctcctaactTGTAGGATCCTACTGTTGGAAATGGATTTATACCAACGGGGATCTAAAACCCTATatgtcactaaaaataaataaatccatcctctgttggagatgctcttagagtTTCGTAGAATTTGGAATTTAAGGAAGTCTAGAAAGCTTTATTAAGCGTGAAAGACACGTCAAGTAACTAAACACGTAAGTAACTAAAAACCGGGTATACTAAGCTTCAAGACCCCTCTTTTTTTCTCTTATTACGAAGCCCAAGGTAATTTCAGGATTATTTCGAAACCCATAGGGGAAATATCTGGTTCAAAGCAAAACTCATCATTAAGATGATATATATGTGAAGCCCAAAACGTAAGATCTATGGCCAAGAATAGTAGTTTTAATTAGATTAGATTTATTTTTCACATTTTCAAATGGACTAACTTAACCTTAATTAATACTCCATCAGTCCCTAATTAGTTCAGCCAATTGTAatttgcacaattattaaggcaAGGAAAGAAGaggagtatgtttaagtattttttataaGTACGCCCTTATGGACAATAACTTGTAAAACTTCAAAATGATTTATCTTTTAAACCATACCatggtttttcgtaaactttataccgttgaaaagcattttaaaacacctactaacgaatataaatatgactatcaaattatatatatttcttatagtaacaataatcaattaaaagggtagttttagaaatatccctttgATTAGTGAAATGGCTCATCTATTTGTGGGACAAAATTTGAAACCAAACAGCTcaactaattagggacggagggagtatatttttaGAAAAATCGGTTGATTATCTGGTCACTAGTATGCGTTTTTTGTGGGCTATATTTGTAGGTAGTTTATCTGTTTCTCTTTCCTTTTCAATATTCGATTTCATCCATCAAACCTACCAGACCAAAACCATTCGAATCATTTTCACTCAAACACACACCTTAAAAACTTTCTTAAATGCTTGAATTTTGCCAATGGAGGCAGCGACAGTGTTGAGTGGAGATGTAAGGATATTTTGGTGGACTACAGATCTTTTCTCTTAAGAAGTAGTAATTATAGGGTTGTTTATATTAATCGTTCTAAAAACAAACTAGCAGATCGGCTTGCATGTCGAGTTAGGAAGTATTGTATTAAAGATGTGTGGATCTCTTATCCTTCTTTTTTGAACAATTTGGTTAGGAGGGAACCCTTGTTGAATGCTTATATTTCTCTTTTAAGTTAATATAGTTAGGGTGTTTTCTTAGCAAAAAATAAATGCTTGAATTTTAATTCTAATTTTCTATTCTTTTCTAGTTTTCACTACCATGTTTCTGTTACTCTTTTTAGTTAcagatcttcttttctttttaaatatttaTTCTTTATAATCTCTATCGCTATTAGTATAGAAAATTTTCATCGTGATCAATAATCAATTTTGTAAAGAAGGAATTTTAATGACAGCATCCGTCGTGAAAGATAATTTAGTGATGATAATTGCAATTATCCTTATTAAAACGGTAATGTAGTGATTATAGTTGCAATTTTTCTTACTAAAACAATAGTGTGATGATGATAATTGCAATTATCCCAAAAGGTGATAATGGCGAATTTCACAAGATATGATAGGCAGAAGTTAAAATTTTCAATTATCACTGGTTGCAAacttttgaaaattaaaattttcacactttatttaaagaaaaaacggATATTTTCACATGTCGTCTCAAgttttttgttattttatttttttgttcttttgctaAAAATAGAATTTTCATCAGTATCTACGGACGTTAATATGGGTGAAACTGGAGTTTTCACTATTGAAAATTTTGCCAACTcgtaaaatcagggtttttcacTTGCTTTATACGATGATAATTAGAAATCTTTAAGGATTTATTTAGGTTTTCTTTTAGGCTGCGTTACATGGAAACTTCCATGGGTGTCAGATACGGATATGTTTTCGTGTGTCCAATACGACAATTCTAAAAATTCATGATACGAGGACACATCAGTATGCATAAAAAATATTACTAATTTTATAAGATATGCGGAAATACAAATGATGACACAATTCTAATGTTATTTGTCCATTCATAAGTTAGTACTCTCGTGAACAAAAGTGAGTACTCAGCAAAATTTAATATTGCAGACAATACTTCCATTTTTTTAGATAAAGAGAAAATTACTGACAAAGAGTTTGAAGAGAAGGTGTCTCCCACAGTTGAGTACTTTGAGTCTTGCAACCTAAAGTAGCTAATCTTTCAAGATCAAGAAAGTTTCTACTTTTAATAGTTTTACAATAAACTTTTTCAAAAGAGTTGAGATTCAAAATGATTTGATctattcttttatttttcctCCAACTGGTATTCTGAGTTCATCCTTGCAGTGTTGTTGTGATATTTTGGTTGCATCCCAGAAGATTGAaaattcttcaattgagttgagtAACCCAATCTACAGCTTCTTTGGTATCTACAcactcctcttcttctttttcatggACTCTGATGCACCTGGTTCTCCTGCCAAAAAGTTCTCATGAGGGGCCTATTATGCAAACACCAATGCATGTTAGTCTTGTGACATTGTTTATAGCAGTCATATAAGCAAATAAGATATGCAAATTTGGACTTTGGGCGGGAACTTCCATCAATCTATTATTCAGTCTGCAAGTAGAGTTTCGATGATGCATCAAAACAGAGTTTAGATGGATAATAATTTGGTTAGCAGTATTTTTAGGACAGGATTTGGTTCTTTCAAAAAAATTGTCACACCTCTCCTTCCAAATTAACCAACAAATGGTTGCACAGATACAAGCCTAGGAACCCCAATGAGTATCAGTTTACCTGGTAGAGAACCAGCTAAGGCACCAGTCAGACAAATTATTAAAGCCAATTACAACATTTTCGAAATTAAGGGAGCAATGAGCCAAACAGCTTTGGCGAAATTACAGTGCATCAAAGAATGTTTACCAGTTTCAATGCAACTATTACACATAGTACAAAGAGGGTCAATATATCTAATATATCTAGCTAGATGACCACTATAAGGCAGCATAtcattcttcatcttccatataaATAACTAAATTCTTGGAAGGACATCTAGTCCCCAGATTTTCTTAGTAAGCAAATCAGTAGGTTGAGAATCCTTTTTATCAATGAGATTATACAGAGACTTACTAGTAAAATTTccttgtttattatcaatccatataagagtttcatccttgtttttaTTAGGAGAGATAGTAAGAATTCTAACAATGATATCTcattcaaaattttggtttagcaCATCCATATTCCAACCAGTTTCATTCATTAGCTCATGCACCATACTATAGTTAGAGATAGTTTTCATTCCTGGTAGAAGGacaattttatttgttttaaaatCAGAGATAAGTCCTTTACTTTCAGCACCGGATAGAATCCTAAAGAAGGATTCTATGCATAGAATGAACAGATAAGGGGACAAAGAGTCCCCTTATCTTAATCCTCTAGATGCTTAAAAGGCTTGCAAGGCACGCCATTAATAAGAATAGAAGAGCTATTGATGCTGATGCATTGAAGAATAAGGATGCACCAGCCATCACAGAATCCCGTTTTTTGAAGAATTGCGATGAGAAAATCCCATTCAACCCTGTCGAAGTCCTAGGACGTGTCAATCTTTAGCCCCATAAAGTCAATTttactctttcttttctttctcatagCATGGATTATCTCATGAGCAACAAGGATATTATCTGAGATAAGTCTTTGCTTGACGAAAGCAGATTGATACGGAGAATCAATCTGTCAAGGAAGGGTTTTAATATATTAGAAATGACTTTAGAGATAATTTTATAGGTTATGTTACAGAGACTTATGGGTCTGTAATCACCAGGACCAGCTGGGTGTTGAACTTTAGGAATCAGGTAAATGTTGGTCTGATTTAGTTGAGTGAGCATATGCCCACTTGAAAGAAAGCCTTTACAGTGTCTATAATATGTTTTTTCACAATGgtccaatttttttgaaaaaaacatgCAGGAAATCCGTCAGGACCAGGGCTAGAGTTAGGAAGCATACCAAACAAAGCATCATGAATTCCAGACCCATAAGGAGATTCCATTACCTTATTATTTTCAAAGTCAGTAATATAAGAAGGAACAAGGTTAAAAATATAATACTCCCTAcgtcccactattaattgacACAGTAGCACaatttagaaataatttatctctcaaactataccagggatattcataaattttatatcattgaaaagcattttaaaacacttgCGTAACAAATATAAACTTGAGTATCAAATGATATAAAATCAACTATTAAtaggacaaaatctaaaaataaatacgtcgattaatagtgggacggagggagtagttaaTAACATGAGCAGAGGTAGTTAGCAGAGTTTCAAGATGTATATTCAGACAATTAGCAATTTTATCCCTACCTTCGACCAGTTATTACTACTATCATATAATCCTATGATTCTATTACGCCTTTGTCTTATAATAGCATTTTGATGAAAATGATGGGTGTTTCTATCTCCTAAATTAATGAAATTCTCACTaccttttattttccaaaaagctTCCTCATAATCATGTAGTTTCTGTATATCACACTTAGTGTCAATAATGATGTATCATTTAGTCTAATGTTAGGGTCAGACATGATGAGATCAAGCTTATTATTAAGGCCCAGTAGATTATTTTTGATATTGCCAAATTCATTTCGATTCCACAGACTAACTTCCTTTTTTGCAACAACTAACATGTTAACTAAAATATAAGCACGAGACCCAGAGATCCTAGTTTTCCAAGAGGTTTTTATAATATCTCTGCATTTTTGTTCATCTTGATAAAGTCCAAAGAATTTAAAGGGTTTGTAACCCTCTTGACAAGGAATATCAGTGTTCAGGAGAATAGACGAATGGTCAGAGCCTAAGAGGTTTAAATATCTAACAGTGGCATTGGGAAAATGGGTTAACCAGAACCTATTATCCATACCTCTATCTAATCTTTCTTCTATAAGATTAGAACCATTTTGTTGATTAGACCAAGTATAAGGGAAGCCTATGAACCCTAAGTCTTTAAGGCCTAtttggttaaaaaaaaagaattaaattttTTAAATTCAGACCCACTTGCCTGATTTCCTCCTCTTTTCTCCTCCTGACTGAGAATGACATTAAGGTCTCTTAAAACCAACCAGGGCTTGTTCATATTCTCTCCAATTTGATGAACAATCTTCCAAGACTCATCCTTTCTGTTATATTTATAAGGACTACCATGCATACAAGTTAAAATTCACTCAGTTTTAGTTTTTTTATCCCACACAGAGCAGTTTATCTGATTATCATCTTTATACAGAACATTTAGTTTGGTGGCATTATCCCATGAAACAACAAGACCACCAGCCGTACCCACAGGATTTTGGCAGACAATATTGTGGGAGTCATTAAGATTTTTTCAACAAAATAATGCATTTGCTTAGTTTCAGTAAGAAAAAGGATATTCGTTCATGAGAATTAACAATTTTTTTCAGTTGTTGTCTAGTATGATGTTGGCCTAATCCTTGACAGTTTCAAGACATGATTCTaacaaatttccaaaaatatgaaacaactgGATACTCAAAGCTTAAAAAAACTAAGAGTTCTACCGCTATACCATGCTAGGTTTAtttggaaataacaattgttttcaTCATGGTAGTATTGGAGTAAATAAGAaaaaagaatatgaagaaaacCCTGATTAGAGCTGGTTTCCAAATGCTTTGCAGGCGAAGAGATACCTCCTTATGCCATCTTAATTCCTTGCTCTTTTCCAGTAGTTCCCACCTTTGTTCATTTGGTCGCCTTTTGGAACTTTATGGGTTTTTTGCGCTTGATACATCTAAGAGTTTTCTCAGATGAGCCATAGATGAAgctcaagtttggttttcatattgaaTTGGAATAGAAGGGGCCATAACATAGGGTTTTGAGGAGATTTTATTTCTGATTGGCAAATGCTACCCCACGCGACAGCTTAGGATGGCTTTGTAAGCTAGCACAGGACAACCCTTGGATACTAATATCTATTCATTTTCAACCGTAGATGATGAACAAGCAACTATCAGTTTATATATTTGAAAACAACCCCTTAAATTAATTTAACGAAATTAAAACAACCCTTACAGATATCGATATTTCATTTAGAAGGAACTTTTTGTTGGTAAGGATCTCTCTTTCACAATTTAATCCGATGAAAAGCCCTACTTTTCTGTATGCTTTCGTAAAGCAATGAATTTTTGCCGATATCTAATGTCGCATGCGTATGAATCTATGATTTGGCTTCATGAGAGCAGAGTATGATGACCATCTGCATGAATTTTATTGTTGTATTGCTTGCATGGAGGAATCAATCGACATTAGCTTGATTCAAGTAGGTAAATGGAGATACATGTCAGGTAAAAAACTTGCTGATATCATGATAAGTTCGTGACCTTATAAATGAAGTACGTACACAGATGGCAAACAATTAATTAATCAACAAAGTGATTTCAtgttaaaaaaaatcagaaaatcgataggttttgttttattttgtctaAGTTTCTCATTTAAACTGATCCAATCCTCTGTTTTTAATGTGTTTGATTTTAGACATAAAAAATACGATGTAAATTGGATGagtggaaaaaaaaatataagaagatCCAGTGAGGATGATTGAAGGTGGGAGTAGAAAACATATGTTATATAAATGAAGATTTTTCATGTCAGATGGTGATGACTGATCAGTGAAAAATATTGATAGTTGTTCCTGGAAAATCATAAACAGGTATCATGACCTAAAACTCAAAAGCCCTAGATGGTGAAACGCATGCATGTCTTATATCGTAATTTCTGTAAGTAGTGTTTGTTGTTATTAGATTATATCATCTCCTGGGCATATTTTTTATTAAGTAATTTACGAACTTTAACTGAGTGAGAAAGGGAACGAGGGAAGACgaagaaataaaaaacaaatttGTAGTCGATAAAAAATATGGGATAAGATTaaggattttattttaatttgattAATGTTTATAGCTGTAATCTAATTTGATAAACAAAGTAATATGATTCGAGAAAATCCAACGTTAGTTAACCCGCTAGCTTATAACAATGTTATGCGCGGCAGTGCGGGAGAGCACTGCCCTTTctgatttagggttttttctgCTTTGAATAAGGTGAGGGATACTCCTTCCTTTTCCACCATTCTATTGAAGAAATATTTGAATCATTTGGCTTGTTTAGGGATAGAGAGGGTTTCTTCAGATGTTTCTCTCtaatacattttttggatttagATGAAGGAGCGATATTTTTATTCATATTAGTTTTTCAGAAATTTGGGTTTGGGCCAAAACTTGAAGGGTATTTGTGCTCGTGGTTCACAACTCATTCAGTAACAAGGGGTGAGTTGACACGTTCTTGGAACGGATTGTAAGAAAAATTTTCAATGTTACTGGCCTGCAACATGGTAGACTTGGTGTTCGCAGTAATACGATGAAGCTCAGAGAtaggtgtagtagggtaaaaactgattctactggaaatggtaaattgggtgtgccgccgagaaacgaatctaaaccctaaaaaaatgtactgcacaggagtattttagattcgagagatcaatctgtacaattctggcctaaaccgaaaaatggtcgttccagtcttgcttcggtcacaaaatgaaggagaagagttgatcttagggagggaagcgaagaaggtgttgagatcaaaatgatgaattatgaaggtgtagttgttttatgacttgtatcagaatgtggaacttgcttgcgtaatgtaagctataagttcttgatgttttctggatacttgtgttgataaccaaaaTTGTTCCTGGTTGAAATAGATTGCAAACCTATTTATACGAGTCATAGTTGAACacactgatctcgtaggaagtggaggtagttaagtagtggagaagtggggatcgtgtaaaagtGGTGAAAACCATGTCCCTGTCATGAAGGGAAGACCGGTCAGCTTTACACCCACTACTACTTTACTGCTATCaaccgtccgcctttcctgacactttttcataatgggcgtgttgcatgctgcaatgctgtaaaccgccagaccaataccctgatgaacatcctccagtttgtgacatgtttgatgtctcaagcattttcgtggaaaatatgtagcaagttgttgagtgggtcttgcttgaaagacctaattattttgacaaatcacgcgcaagctaggcggtgGGCGGTCATATTTGAGCAGCTGCCAGGAGTTATCCATGTACATTAAAGATGTGgtggtcggtccctataggagaatGATGGTTGTatccattttgacatcctattggttggaccaaattaaatctaaaccggttaaatttgctagccaagttggatggctgagatgatttgcagaagtttgtgttaatttatgaaatttcgtaatcagaaaattca comes from Papaver somniferum cultivar HN1 chromosome 7, ASM357369v1, whole genome shotgun sequence and encodes:
- the LOC113295775 gene encoding AAA-ATPase At3g28540-like, with translation MDLEMDLKSLDTVYGTLMFLRPAFQELLPPYVRKFIRDIFYWLLPYIRKEKFTIDIDGGCYGTDGFSDVQTYLSSKCFDSINHMKTTTIGKPNKTNYTIAPDGIVTDTYKDIAFTWILKEEKSDETSYYVTKIKIYFQLCAQQKYKTFMHESYLPYIKKQVKRVQFENRGKYIYTNRSESDESWTRVSRFKHPSKFGAIAIDPVLKQELKSDLDKFVGRKKYYTRVGRSWKRGYLLYGPPGTGKTSLIDAVANYLKFDIYDMELTAVKTNSHLRNLLIATKSKSVIVIEDIDCSQDFSSREKENTNDDDNDKGRSSRADKEKKKKVLAKNYLQIQKHEIMNEVKELLKFVRITPADVAEFLMSCDDDADIGLGNLVKELKRRLELMNKEDTIDQNKKEAATIQEKEEVHSENMNLKGCNDAKEC